The Wigglesworthia glossinidia endosymbiont of Glossina morsitans morsitans (Yale colony) genome has a window encoding:
- the mepM gene encoding murein DD-endopeptidase MepM, with protein sequence MSQIIQFFISTVRCFPRYHLFILECLIFITLFTIFFRPYIYKTKKYLIDIIQYSLKSSDNKNKLLYEPELNSELLYQETPFIEDIEESTKTNNYINNYTITQGDTLITVLNQYGINSSDIANLTKQYKNLKNLKVGQYISWEINSLGNLNRLVWEVSSKEIRTYERINRTKFIEKISNISGKWQNVILKGCLNDSFINSAYLSGFSFNEIEAVMQALQWQLDFRKLHKGDQFIALFDREIINKKIEQSRLLAIRLKTRGKDHFAFRAENNKFYDQQGFGISQNFLKYPIKNNFVHISSIFNMYRLNPVTRRIMPHKGVDFAVPIGTPVLAVGDGLVIFKKHDPFAGNYIVIKHGRQYITRYMHLKKIFVKIGEKVRKGDKIGFSGNTGRSTGPHLHFEVWVNHRAVNPLTIKISRDSVLSKIEKERYIARVQNILPQLEF encoded by the coding sequence ATGAGTCAAATAATTCAATTTTTTATTTCTACTGTTAGATGTTTTCCTCGATATCATTTGTTCATATTAGAATGCTTAATTTTTATTACTCTGTTTACTATATTTTTTCGCCCATATATATATAAAACTAAAAAATATTTAATAGATATTATACAATATTCATTAAAATCCTCAGATAATAAAAATAAACTATTATACGAACCCGAATTAAATTCTGAGCTTTTATATCAAGAAACTCCATTCATAGAAGATATCGAAGAATCAACAAAAACGAATAATTATATTAATAATTATACTATCACACAAGGCGATACATTGATAACTGTATTAAATCAATATGGTATAAATTCTTCAGATATTGCTAACTTAACGAAACAATACAAAAATCTAAAAAACTTAAAAGTTGGACAATATATATCTTGGGAAATTAATTCTTTAGGAAACTTAAATAGACTTGTTTGGGAAGTATCTTCTAAAGAGATTAGAACATACGAACGTATTAATCGCACTAAATTTATAGAAAAAATATCTAACATTTCTGGAAAATGGCAAAATGTAATATTGAAAGGGTGTTTAAATGATAGTTTTATAAATAGCGCATATTTATCTGGATTTAGTTTTAATGAAATTGAAGCTGTTATGCAAGCATTACAATGGCAATTGGATTTTCGAAAGTTACATAAAGGTGATCAATTTATAGCTTTATTTGATAGAGAAATAATAAATAAAAAAATCGAACAAAGTCGTCTTTTAGCTATTCGTTTAAAAACAAGAGGAAAAGATCACTTTGCTTTTCGTGCTGAAAATAATAAATTTTATGATCAACAAGGTTTTGGAATATCTCAAAATTTTTTAAAATATCCAATTAAAAACAATTTTGTGCATATTTCATCTATATTCAATATGTATCGATTAAACCCTGTTACTAGAAGAATTATGCCACATAAAGGCGTAGATTTTGCAGTACCTATTGGCACACCAGTTTTAGCTGTAGGAGATGGATTAGTAATATTTAAAAAACACGATCCATTTGCTGGCAATTATATTGTGATTAAGCATGGAAGACAGTATATAACGCGTTATATGCATTTAAAAAAAATCTTTGTAAAAATAGGAGAAAAAGTAAGAAAAGGAGATAAAATTGGTTTTTCTGGCAACACTGGAAGATCTACGGGGCCTCATTTACATTTTGAAGTTTGGGTAAATCATAGAGCAGTTAATCCCTTGACGATCAAAATCAGCCGTGATTCTGTGCTTTCTAAAATTGAAAAAGAAAGATATATTGCTCGAGTACAAAACATTTTACCACAGTTAGAATTTTAA